One stretch of Pseudomonas azotoformans DNA includes these proteins:
- a CDS encoding phage baseplate protein — protein sequence MIGIDRNTGAAVDDWLQFVQRATRALTTPVGTRQKRPLYGSLIPQLLGQNLGDDLLILAQSHAAQAFYNAQNGIADFQPQVIVATRQGAGLLLRFAGTWKNRQQSFEVVT from the coding sequence ATGATCGGAATCGATAGGAACACCGGGGCAGCCGTCGACGACTGGCTGCAATTCGTGCAGCGCGCCACCCGAGCGCTGACCACCCCCGTGGGTACTCGCCAGAAACGCCCGCTGTACGGCTCGTTGATCCCGCAACTGCTCGGGCAGAACCTCGGTGACGACCTGCTGATTCTCGCCCAAAGCCACGCCGCCCAGGCCTTCTACAACGCCCAGAACGGTATCGCCGACTTTCAGCCCCAGGTCATCGTCGCCACCCGCCAGGGCGCAGGTTTGTTGCTGCGCTTTGCCGGCACCTGGAAAAACCGCCAGCAATCCTTCGAGGTCGTGACATGA
- a CDS encoding baseplate J/gp47 family protein: protein MSMLIPGQNQLAEPAIIAVDEFEPLLAEFKAFVVDYVATRAPQSAAKLKVSLDNESELLTLALEAFCVRLQTHERKYNARIKQMLAWWATGSNLDARLADMGLERQVLDPGDPAAFPPVPPILESDDDARLRYYLAPHAPAAGSRMQYRREVFTLGERPSVKVQSATPGVVTVSYTFDPDGYAAQIKDGNGRRTAPGEVMVTVLSREGDGTASADLLDGVRRHFARPDVRPETDLVTVQGAQIQRYKIRVIAKINAGPDSGLTQVAAQKLLQTYADSCHRLEGRVDPSWIDYAIHSAGAVQLQILEPLEPIISTAFQAPYCTGVEVEVRTL, encoded by the coding sequence ATGAGCATGTTGATACCCGGCCAGAACCAACTGGCCGAACCGGCCATCATCGCGGTCGATGAGTTCGAACCATTGCTGGCCGAGTTCAAGGCCTTCGTCGTTGATTACGTCGCCACCCGCGCACCGCAAAGCGCAGCCAAACTCAAGGTCAGCCTCGACAATGAAAGCGAACTGCTGACCCTGGCCCTGGAAGCATTTTGCGTGCGCCTGCAAACCCACGAGCGCAAGTACAACGCGCGCATCAAGCAGATGCTGGCGTGGTGGGCCACCGGCAGCAACCTGGATGCACGCCTGGCCGATATGGGCCTGGAACGCCAGGTCCTCGACCCTGGCGACCCGGCCGCGTTCCCGCCGGTGCCGCCGATTCTGGAAAGCGACGACGACGCCCGGCTGCGTTACTACCTGGCTCCTCACGCCCCGGCGGCGGGCTCGCGCATGCAGTATCGCCGCGAGGTGTTCACCCTGGGCGAGCGGCCATCGGTCAAGGTGCAAAGCGCCACGCCGGGCGTAGTGACCGTCAGCTACACCTTTGACCCGGACGGCTATGCGGCCCAGATCAAGGATGGTAACGGTCGGCGTACCGCCCCCGGCGAGGTGATGGTCACCGTGCTTTCCAGGGAAGGTGATGGCACGGCGTCCGCTGATTTGCTGGACGGCGTACGGCGACATTTCGCACGGCCCGATGTAAGACCGGAAACCGATCTGGTTACCGTCCAGGGAGCACAGATCCAGCGCTACAAAATCCGCGTGATCGCCAAGATCAACGCCGGCCCGGATTCGGGATTGACCCAGGTCGCTGCACAAAAACTGCTGCAAACCTACGCCGATTCCTGTCATCGCCTGGAAGGCCGCGTCGACCCAAGCTGGATCGACTACGCCATCCACAGCGCTGGCGCGGTGCAACTGCAGATCCTCGAACCGCTGGAGCCGATTATCAGTACAGCGTTCCAGGCTCCGTATTGCACGGGCGTCGAGGTGGAGGTGCGTACGTTATGA
- a CDS encoding phage tail protein I yields MSAPKASLLPANSSPLEKALDLGFGTLLDRVVPPFPELMDPARTPVAFLPYLAADRAVNEWNTNAPEAEKRLTVKLAWPIARRAGTRQGLENAAKGLQLVPEVRAWYEQTPPGEPYSFSVRAYIELPYSEEIDARLDRRLSDAKSERDILSVSVGLSALGSHSIGATTVCGELTTIYPIVVAGVEASGSAFMVPGLYTVEITTLYPQEF; encoded by the coding sequence ATGAGTGCGCCTAAAGCGAGCCTGTTACCGGCCAACAGTTCACCGCTGGAAAAGGCGTTGGACTTGGGGTTTGGCACGTTGCTCGATCGGGTTGTGCCGCCGTTTCCTGAATTGATGGACCCGGCCCGAACTCCCGTAGCGTTTTTGCCCTACCTGGCGGCTGATCGCGCGGTCAACGAATGGAACACCAACGCCCCTGAAGCCGAAAAACGTCTGACGGTAAAACTTGCCTGGCCCATCGCACGCCGGGCTGGCACCCGCCAAGGCCTGGAGAACGCGGCCAAGGGCTTGCAGTTGGTTCCTGAGGTTCGTGCCTGGTACGAACAGACGCCGCCCGGCGAGCCTTACAGCTTTTCCGTCCGGGCCTACATCGAACTGCCCTACAGCGAAGAAATCGACGCACGTCTCGACCGTCGTTTATCCGATGCCAAAAGCGAGCGCGACATTCTGTCTGTCTCTGTGGGCTTGAGCGCACTTGGTAGCCATAGCATCGGCGCCACCACGGTGTGCGGAGAGTTGACGACGATTTATCCGATAGTGGTGGCTGGGGTCGAGGCGTCTGGGAGTGCCTTTATGGTCCCAGGCCTCTACACCGTCGAAATCACCACCCTTTATCCACAGGAGTTCTAA